The Sardina pilchardus chromosome 19, fSarPil1.1, whole genome shotgun sequence genome window below encodes:
- the LOC134066364 gene encoding C-C chemokine receptor type 4-like — translation MEDYSDTVTYDYSDMTPSYPCMKNKVQEFAVAFLPRFYYVIFILSLLGNGMVLFVVIKFERVRTVTNVFLLNLVGSNLVFTCGLPFWAAYQRDQWTFGLPLCKLLGTATYVSINSSVLFLTLLTIDRYLAVVHALAVSQHRKSCYAVAASACVWLLCGLAGVGPLLRYDVTNHWENNLQCRQTQEAYWRRLDVYVHVVVFFLLPLAVVVFCYVRIIVTVVSTQISGKHRTLRIVFVILLLFFVCWTPFNVMQVVEQETQMDCNDAVDYALYITRNVAYLYFCVNPVFYTFLGRKFQNYVRKLLVSYAPCLKGHLSVAATSRSLSHRSPHSLQDQGQCETMQSNVSHFTVAKI, via the coding sequence ATGGAGGATTACTCAGACACGGTCACGTACGACTACAGCGACATGACCCCCTCGTATCCCTGCATGAAGAACAAAGTTCAAGAGTTCGCTGTGGCGTTCTTGCCTCGCTTCTACTATGTGATCTTCATCCTCAGTCTGCTGGGCAACGGCATGGTCCTGTTTGTGGTCATCAAGTTCGAGCGCGTGCGGACGGTCACCAACGTCTTCCTCCTCAACCTGGTGGGCTCCAACCTGGTGTTCACCTGCGGCCTGCCCTTCTGGGCCGCCTACCAGCGGGACCAGTGGACCTTCGGCCTGCCGCTCTGCAAGCTCCTGGGCACGGCCACCTACGTCAGCATCAACAGCTCCGTGCTCTTCCTCACGCTGCTCACCATCGACCGCTACCTGGCCGTGGTGCACGCGCTCGCCGTCAGCCAGCACCGCAAGAGCTGCTACGCCGTGGCGGCCTCGGCCTGCGTCTGGCTGCTGTGCGGCCTGGCGGGTGTGGGCCCGCTGCTGCGCTACGACGTCACCAACCACTGGGAGAACAACCTGCAGTGCAGGCAGACGCAGGAGGCGTACTGGCGGCGCCTGGACGTCTACGTCCACGTGGTGGTCTTCTTCCTGCTGCCgctggcggtggtggtgttCTGCTACGTGCGCATCATCGTGACGGTCGTGTCCACGCAGATCAGCGGCAAGCACCGCACGCTGCGCATCGTCTTCGTCATCCTGCTGCTGTTCTTCGTCTGCTGGACGCCGTTCAACGTCATGCAGGTGGTGGAGCAGGAGACGCAGATGGACTGCAACGACGCCGTCGACTACGCCCTCTACATCACGCGCAACGTCGCCTATCTCTACTTCTGCGTCAACCCCGTGTTCTATACGTTCCTCGGCCGCAAGTTCCAGAACTACGTCCGTAAACTTCTCGTGAGCTACGCGCCGTGCTTGAAGGGTCACCTCTCCGTGGCGGCCACCAGTCGGTCATTATCTCACCGCAGTCCGCATAGCCTACAGGATCAGGGACAGTGTGAGACCATGCAGAGCAACGTATCTCACTTCACTGTGGCAAAAATATGA